A single genomic interval of Pseudomonadota bacterium harbors:
- a CDS encoding ATP-binding protein → MIERVKYQQKIGQLFGIHNAVAILGPRQCGKTTLAHEYARQVAGTKEIHVFDLENPLHVEQLQNPQATLKPLSGLIVIDEIQYLPNLFPILRVLIDDPSLEQQYLILGSASRDLIRQSSETLAGRIAYIELHPFGIDEISDWEKLFVLGGFPKSYLASTNELSWQWRENYVRTYLERDIPNLGFSVPPATMRRFWMMLAHYHGQIFNASEIGRSLGQSDKTIKQYLDILAGTFMVRVLQPWFENIGKRQVKRPKIYFTDSGLYHYLINTIDLKTLRRHPKLGASWEGFALEQVIRAYDFSSENCFFWSTHGQAEIDLLVFDKGRRLGFEFKYTDVPKATASVYNSLEALQLDQVQIVYPGDRSFNLAPKIKAVSLMSLANSAA, encoded by the coding sequence ATGATTGAACGAGTAAAATACCAACAGAAAATTGGTCAACTTTTTGGCATCCACAATGCTGTTGCGATACTTGGGCCACGTCAATGCGGTAAAACAACGCTGGCGCATGAGTATGCAAGGCAGGTTGCCGGCACAAAAGAGATACACGTCTTTGATCTGGAAAACCCTTTACACGTTGAGCAACTGCAAAATCCGCAAGCCACATTGAAACCGCTATCAGGCCTTATTGTCATTGATGAAATTCAGTACCTACCAAACCTGTTTCCGATTTTACGTGTCCTGATTGATGACCCTAGCCTGGAACAGCAATATCTTATCCTTGGAAGTGCATCTCGCGATCTTATCCGACAATCTTCGGAAACACTTGCCGGACGTATTGCTTACATTGAGCTGCATCCTTTTGGAATTGATGAGATTTCCGATTGGGAAAAATTATTTGTGCTGGGTGGATTTCCTAAATCCTATCTTGCATCCACAAACGAGTTAAGTTGGCAATGGCGTGAAAACTACGTTCGTACGTACCTGGAACGTGATATTCCTAATCTTGGCTTTTCTGTCCCTCCAGCAACCATGCGGCGTTTTTGGATGATGCTGGCCCATTATCATGGGCAGATTTTTAATGCCAGCGAAATTGGGCGTTCGCTTGGTCAAAGCGATAAAACCATCAAACAATATCTAGATATTCTAGCTGGTACTTTTATGGTACGGGTTTTACAACCCTGGTTTGAAAATATTGGTAAACGACAGGTCAAGCGTCCAAAGATCTATTTTACCGATAGCGGCCTGTATCACTACCTCATTAATACAATTGATCTTAAAACTTTGCGCAGGCACCCCAAGCTTGGGGCTTCTTGGGAGGGATTTGCCCTCGAACAAGTTATCCGAGCTTATGATTTTTCATCCGAAAATTGCTTTTTTTGGAGCACACATGGACAAGCAGAAATTGACCTTCTTGTCTTCGACAAAGGGCGGCGCTTGGGATTTGAATTCAAATACACGGATGTACCCAAAGCAACTGCCTCAGTCTATAACAGCCTTGAAGCACTGCAATTAGATCAAGTCCAAATTGTCTACCCTGGAGATAGGTCTTTTAATCTAGCCCCAAAAATTAAGGCCGTTTCTCTTATGAGCTTGGCCAATTCAGCTGCATAA
- the asnB gene encoding asparagine synthase (glutamine-hydrolyzing) — translation MCGLTGFINPKSTTNNDAELRQRVHAMTTTIAHRGPDGHSYWVDAQNGVALGHRRLAIIDLSEHGRQPMLSHSGQYVLSYNGEIYNFQELRDQLLAKGAGPFHGHSDTEVILEAFAVWGIEKALSKFVGMFALALWDRKNQSLVLARDRLGIKPLYWGHVDNGLFLFGSELKALRVHPNCSPRVNKQALALMMRHGYVPAPYSIYQDIQHLAPGHMLHFDLKQQTAKISCYWNALQVAQDGINSRDNFSLSDAEATDQLEHLLKQAVKCRMISDVPLGAFLSGGIDSSAVVALMQTQSSQPTKTFSIGFAEAGYNEAHHAKEVARHLKTDHTELYVTPDQALDVIPKLAQMYDEPFADASQIPTHLVSQLARQHVTVSLSGDGGDELFAGYNRYLLANNIWSKVNALPSFARKSIAGTIGLLTPHTWNRIGCMLPFTPDLFGDKLHKFKPLLTKPSEESLYLQLISQWHTNEDIVRHTGQIPSALESVDMPTLMDRMQYWDLMTYLPSDILPKVDRASMAVSLEARVPLLDHRVVEFAWSLPQHMKIRGGKSKWLLRQVLDRYVPSSLIDRPKMGFGVPIDTWLKGPLRDWAEDLLDENHLIQEGIFNPALIREKWQQHLKGSQNWQYPLWVVLMFQAWRREWQQDVQPSWQTNFSSQSS, via the coding sequence ATGTGCGGACTTACCGGATTCATCAACCCCAAATCTACTACAAACAACGATGCTGAGTTGCGTCAGCGCGTGCATGCGATGACGACAACCATTGCCCATCGGGGACCTGACGGGCATAGTTACTGGGTTGATGCGCAAAATGGCGTGGCCTTAGGGCACCGCCGTCTTGCCATTATTGATCTTTCAGAACATGGACGGCAACCGATGCTATCCCACTCAGGCCAATACGTTCTAAGCTATAACGGTGAAATTTATAACTTTCAGGAATTGCGCGATCAGCTATTAGCAAAGGGCGCTGGTCCATTTCACGGCCATAGTGACACGGAAGTCATCCTTGAGGCCTTTGCCGTTTGGGGCATTGAAAAAGCTCTGTCTAAATTTGTCGGCATGTTTGCCCTGGCCCTTTGGGATCGGAAAAATCAAAGTCTGGTTTTGGCTAGAGATCGCCTTGGCATTAAACCATTGTACTGGGGACACGTTGATAATGGCCTATTTTTATTTGGATCTGAGTTAAAAGCACTTCGAGTACATCCAAATTGCTCACCTAGGGTCAACAAGCAAGCACTTGCCCTGATGATGCGGCACGGATACGTACCTGCCCCCTACTCTATCTATCAAGATATTCAACATCTAGCTCCCGGACATATGTTGCACTTTGATCTTAAACAGCAAACCGCAAAAATCAGCTGCTATTGGAATGCCTTGCAAGTTGCACAAGACGGCATTAATTCCAGAGATAATTTTTCGCTTTCTGATGCAGAGGCCACAGATCAACTCGAGCATCTCCTCAAACAAGCGGTCAAGTGCCGGATGATCTCTGACGTTCCTTTAGGGGCTTTTCTCTCAGGCGGCATTGATAGCTCGGCAGTGGTAGCCTTGATGCAAACCCAAAGCTCGCAGCCTACTAAAACCTTTTCAATTGGCTTTGCAGAAGCAGGTTACAATGAAGCGCACCATGCTAAAGAGGTAGCACGCCATCTAAAGACCGACCATACTGAGCTTTATGTTACACCTGACCAAGCTTTAGATGTTATTCCCAAACTTGCTCAGATGTATGATGAGCCTTTCGCAGATGCGTCACAAATACCCACACATCTGGTGTCGCAATTGGCACGACAGCATGTCACTGTCAGCCTTTCCGGTGATGGTGGTGATGAGTTGTTTGCTGGCTATAACCGCTACCTGCTAGCCAATAACATTTGGAGTAAAGTCAACGCTTTGCCCAGTTTTGCTCGCAAAAGTATCGCTGGCACCATTGGTTTGCTTACCCCGCACACTTGGAATCGCATCGGTTGCATGCTCCCTTTTACGCCTGATTTGTTTGGCGATAAATTGCACAAGTTCAAACCTCTCTTGACCAAACCCTCAGAAGAGTCACTCTATCTACAGTTGATCAGCCAATGGCACACGAATGAAGATATTGTACGCCATACTGGACAGATCCCCTCTGCTTTAGAAAGTGTGGACATGCCAACCCTCATGGATCGCATGCAGTACTGGGACTTAATGACATATCTGCCCAGCGACATCCTACCCAAGGTAGATCGTGCCAGCATGGCGGTTTCGCTAGAAGCTCGCGTCCCCCTACTTGACCATCGCGTGGTTGAGTTTGCTTGGAGTCTACCACAACATATGAAAATCCGCGGTGGCAAGAGCAAATGGTTGCTGCGCCAGGTCTTAGATCGCTACGTCCCCTCTTCGCTTATTGACCGACCCAAGATGGGTTTTGGCGTTCCCATTGATACATGGCTCAAAGGCCCTCTGCGCGATTGGGCTGAGGATCTATTGGATGAAAATCACTTGATACAAGAGGGAATTTTTAACCCAGCTTTGATTCGAGAAAAATGGCAGCAGCACCTAAAGGGCAGCCAGAACTGGCAGTATCCATTATGGGTGGTGTTAATGTTCCAGGCGTGGCGACGGGAGTGGCAGCAAGATGTTCAACCCAGCTGGCAAACTAATTTTTCTAGTCAATCTTCATGA
- the upp gene encoding uracil phosphoribosyltransferase: MKTHPTFHNLHILDHPLIQHKLTLMRKQETEPGIFRQLLREISLLMGYEVTRQLSVQQTQIETPLMPMQAPQISDPEMVVVPILRAGLGMSEGLVQLIPTARQGHIGLYRKADTKKPVEYLVKLPDANDHVFILVDPMLATGNTACYALDTLIKHGVARTKILFMALVAAPEGIANISQNYGDVPIYLASLDQGLDKNSYVIPGIGDVGDRLFGTL, from the coding sequence ATGAAAACACACCCCACCTTCCACAACCTACACATCTTGGATCATCCGCTGATCCAGCACAAACTGACTCTAATGCGCAAACAAGAAACCGAGCCCGGAATCTTCCGTCAACTGTTGCGAGAAATCAGCCTGCTGATGGGATATGAGGTCACGCGTCAACTATCAGTGCAGCAAACCCAGATTGAAACGCCCTTGATGCCCATGCAGGCTCCACAAATTTCCGATCCAGAAATGGTGGTGGTGCCGATCTTGAGAGCAGGTCTTGGGATGTCTGAAGGGCTTGTACAACTAATTCCCACTGCCAGACAAGGTCACATTGGTTTATACCGTAAAGCGGATACCAAAAAACCTGTGGAATATTTAGTCAAACTTCCAGATGCCAATGATCATGTCTTTATCTTGGTAGATCCTATGCTGGCAACCGGAAATACCGCCTGCTATGCCCTGGATACTTTGATCAAACACGGCGTAGCAAGAACAAAAATCCTGTTCATGGCACTTGTTGCAGCTCCTGAGGGCATCGCCAATATAAGTCAAAACTATGGAGATGTTCCGATTTACCTGGCCTCCCTTGATCAGGGGTTGGATAAAAACTCTTATGTAATCCCAGGCATTGGCGATGTAGGAGACCGTTTGTTTGGAACGCTTTAG
- a CDS encoding 3'-5' exonuclease, with product MEIALQQYQHFLIVDLEATCCNKGSIPKYEMETIEIGAVIIEATKLIAINEFSIFIRPVRHKILTPFCTKLTTITQQDVDGALTYPNAISIFKEWLYQYENFLFCSWGDYDNTQLQRDSDFHQVPFPIGAPHVNIKKLFSSTQGLRKKYGMTKALKAAKLELQGTHHRGIDDARNMGRLMPYILGRKPLPSNHSSEIAEVKNIRTE from the coding sequence ATGGAAATAGCTTTACAGCAATACCAACACTTTTTAATCGTTGATCTTGAGGCAACTTGTTGCAATAAAGGATCCATTCCAAAATATGAAATGGAAACCATAGAAATTGGCGCCGTGATTATAGAAGCAACCAAACTTATTGCCATCAATGAATTTTCGATTTTTATTAGGCCTGTTCGGCATAAAATACTAACCCCATTTTGCACAAAATTGACAACAATCACCCAACAAGATGTTGACGGTGCATTGACGTACCCCAATGCGATATCAATATTCAAAGAATGGCTGTATCAATATGAGAATTTTTTGTTCTGCTCATGGGGTGACTATGACAACACTCAGCTACAGCGAGATAGTGATTTCCATCAAGTTCCTTTTCCTATTGGTGCACCACATGTTAATATTAAAAAGCTTTTCTCCTCCACGCAAGGCTTGCGAAAAAAATATGGAATGACAAAGGCATTAAAGGCAGCAAAACTAGAACTACAGGGCACACACCACCGCGGTATTGATGATGCAAGAAATATGGGACGATTAATGCCCTATATCCTAGGGCGCAAGCCCCTACCTAGTAATCATTCTAGCGAAATTGCAGAGGTTAAAAATATCCGTACTGAATAA
- the pheS gene encoding phenylalanine--tRNA ligase subunit alpha: MDDLAVLHSELTENINAASDLQSLESVRVAALGKQGSISLLLKGLGKLAPDQRKQQGQALNNLRESITQSLDTKRKQLEAAALEVRLAQEKVDVTLEARPATVGSIHPFTQALYEIVTIFKEMGFSVAEGPDIEDDEHNFTALNIAPEHPARQEADTFYLPPREDGMSVVLRTHTSPVQIRTLRKTKPPVWIIAPGRTYRSDSDPTHTPNFHQVEGLLIDEGIHMGHLKGCLVEFCRRFFGVDDLPARFRPAFFPFTEPSAEMDIGCSRKGGEFKIGAGDDWLEILGCGMVHPNVLENCGIDSSQHQGFAFGTGIERMAMLKYGIPDLRAFYESDNRWLHHYGFSVVNALSGDTI, translated from the coding sequence ATGGACGATCTCGCCGTATTACACAGTGAACTCACTGAAAACATTAATGCCGCCAGTGACTTGCAATCATTAGAGTCGGTGCGGGTGGCAGCACTTGGTAAGCAGGGCAGCATTTCGTTGCTTTTGAAAGGGCTAGGCAAGCTAGCTCCCGATCAACGCAAACAGCAAGGTCAAGCCCTTAATAATCTACGAGAATCAATTACTCAAAGCTTGGATACCAAAAGGAAGCAACTGGAAGCAGCAGCACTTGAGGTTCGCCTGGCACAGGAAAAAGTGGATGTGACATTAGAGGCTCGTCCTGCCACAGTTGGCAGCATTCACCCCTTTACTCAAGCCCTTTATGAAATTGTAACCATATTTAAGGAGATGGGCTTTTCTGTGGCTGAAGGGCCGGACATCGAAGACGATGAACACAATTTTACTGCTCTGAATATTGCCCCAGAGCACCCGGCAAGACAAGAGGCCGATACGTTTTATTTACCGCCAAGGGAAGACGGAATGTCAGTAGTGTTACGTACGCACACCTCACCGGTACAGATTCGCACACTTCGAAAGACCAAACCACCGGTTTGGATTATCGCACCTGGAAGGACATATCGAAGTGACTCAGATCCCACTCACACGCCTAATTTTCATCAGGTTGAAGGACTCTTAATTGATGAAGGCATTCATATGGGGCATTTAAAAGGCTGCTTGGTTGAGTTTTGTCGGCGCTTTTTTGGTGTTGATGATCTACCAGCACGCTTTCGGCCAGCGTTTTTTCCTTTTACCGAGCCATCGGCTGAGATGGATATTGGCTGCTCGCGCAAAGGTGGTGAGTTTAAGATTGGCGCAGGGGATGATTGGCTAGAGATTTTGGGGTGCGGCATGGTACACCCGAATGTTTTGGAAAACTGTGGCATTGACTCAAGCCAGCACCAGGGTTTTGCTTTTGGTACTGGGATCGAGCGCATGGCGATGCTCAAATACGGCATTCCCGATTTGCGTGCATTTTATGAGTCAGACAATCGTTGGCTGCACCACTATGGTTTTTCAGTTGTTAACGCTCTAAGCGGAGATACAATCTAA